The Mailhella massiliensis DNA segment TTCAGGCATAAACGGTTGTCGGGCCTCTGTTCTAGCCGCCGAGGTAGGCCTCGCGCACTTTGGGGTTTTTCAGCATGTCCCTGCCCGGGCCTTCCAGCACCACGGAACCGGTTTCGAGAATATAGGCGTAGTCCGCAATGGAAAGGGCGGCATAGGCGTTCTGCTCCACAAGGAGCACGGTTTTGCCGTTTTCGTTGATGCGGCGGATGATGTCGAAGATTTCCCGCACCAGCAGGGGGGCCAGCCCGAGGGAGGGTTCGTCCAGCATGACGAGGTCGGGGCGGCTCATGAGGGCGCGGCCCACGGCGAGCATCTGCTGCTCGCCGCCGGAAAGGGTGCCGCCTTTCTGCCAGCTCCGTTCCCGGAGGCGGGGGAACATGTCGTACACCAGTTCCCTGTCGCGGGCGATGCCGTCTTCATCCTTGCGGCACCACGCGCCGAGGGTGAGGTTTTCGGCCACGGTGAGATGGGGCAGAATGCGGCGGCCTTCGGGGCTCAGGGCAATGCCGTTTCTCACCATGTTCTCGGCGGGCAGGCCCAGCAGGTTCAGGGGCTTGTCGCCCTCGTTTCTGGTGAGCAGAATCTCGCCCTTCGCGCCCTTCACCAGCCCGGCGATGGAACGGATGATGCTGCTCTTGCCCGCGCCGTTGGCCCCGATGAGCGTGACCACGCTCCCGCGCGGGATGGAAAGCGACACGCCCTTGACGGCATGGATGCCGCCGTAATGCACATGAAGGTCTTTAATCTGCAGCATGGTTCACATCCTCGCCCAGGTATGCTTCGATGACGCGCGGGTTGGAGCGTATGGCCTCGGCGTCGCCCTCGGCGATGAGCTTGCCGTATTCCAGCACCCAGATATGTTCGCACACGCCCATGACCACCTTCATGTCGTGTTCGATGAGCAGAATGGTCAGATGGAACTCGTCGCGTATCTGGCGGATGAAGTTCATAAGTTCCAGGCTTTCCTGCGGGTTCATGCCCGCGGCGGGTTCGTCGAGCAGCAGGAACTTCGGTTCCGTGGCCAGCGCGCGGGCGATTTCCAGGCGGCGCTGCGCGCCGTAGGGCAGGCCGGAGGCCACTTCCCCCGCGTAGGCGGAAAGGCCGATGCGTTCCAGAAGCTGCCGCGATTTTTCGCGTATGTCGCGTTCCTCGCGCATGGTGCCGGGCAGGCCGAGCACGGAACCCCACCAGCGGCTTTTGCGGCGTACATGGCGGCCGATCATCACGTTTTCCAGAGCCGTTTCGTTGTAGAAGAGGCGGATGTTCTGGAAGGTTCTCGCCATGCCCAGGGAACAGATGGCATGGGGGGCCATGCCGGTGATTCTTCTGCCTGCAAAGACCACGTCGCCTTCCGTGGGTCTGTAGAACCCGGTGATGACGTTGAACACCGTGGTCTTGCCCGCCCCGTTGGGACCGATGAGTCCCACGATGCCGCCCTCGGGAATGTTCATGTCGAGACCGCTCACGGCGGTGACGCCGCCGAAGCGCATGGTCACGTTTCTTACTTCAATGATGTTCTTCCCGTTCATGCCTTTTTCTCCTTCTTGCCGCCGAAGCGGCGGGAAAGGAAGGCGGCGATGCCGTCCCAGGTGATTTCGCGCATACCCATGATGCCTTCTCTGCGGTACAGGATGATGAGCAGCAGGCATACGGAAAACACCACCATGCGCATACCGGGAATGCCGGGAATTTCCACGAAGCCGAGGTTCATGGGTTCTTCCACCACGCGCAGCCATTCCAGCAGCACCGTGATGATGACGCTGCCTATGATGCTGCCGGTAATGGAACCGAGCCCGCCCGCCACGACGATCATGAGAATGTTGTAGGTGAGCAGGAAGGTGAACATTTTCGGGTCGATGGTGGTGAGGAGGTTCCCGAGAAGCGCGCCGCCCACGCCCGCGAGGAAGGCCCCGAGGCAGAAGGAGAAGAGCTTGGCGTGGAAGACGTTGATGCCCATGACCTGAGCGGCGATTTCATCGTCGCGCACGGCCTTGAGCACGTTGCCGAAGTTGCTGGAAAGCAGCCGCACGGTGCAGAACACCACCAGCAGCAGCCAGATGTAGCTGGTGAACAGGTCGGTATGGCAGGGAATGCCCTTGATGCCCAGAGAACCGTTGGTGATGGGCGTGGCGTTCACGATGAGCACGCGGATGATTTCCGAAAAGCCCAGCGTGGCGATGCCGAGGTAGTCGCCGCCGAGCCTGAGCACCGGAATGCCGATGACGAGGGCGAAGAGCGTGGCCACCAGCCCGCCCAGAATGACGGAGAACCAGAAGGGCGTGTGCAGCGAGGCGAGGGAGGGGAGTATCTCGTCGATGATCCACATCATTTCCTTCTGGTCGGGCGTGAGCACGCACAGGGCGGAAACGTAGGCGCCTATGGCCATGAATCCGGCGTGCCCCAGGGAGAACATGCCGGTGAAGCCGTAGATGATGTTCAGGGAAATGGCGAGAATGCCGTACACGGCCACGAGGTTCAGAATCTGCACCTCATAGCCGTTGAGCGGCTCCGGCAGGAAGGAAAGTCCGAGATCCAGCGCCATGCTGCCGTCGGCCCACCAGAGGAAGAGAAAGAGCAGCGCCACGGCAGCGGCGTTGAAGGTGCGGTTGCGGGCCAGAGAGAAGGGTACCCTTTGCGCGGTCATCATATCTTCTCCTTCTGTTTTTCACCGAACAGGCCGGTGGGCTTCACCAGAAGGACAACGACCAGCAGAATGAAGGCGAAGGCGTCGCGGTAGCCGGAAAGTTCCGGGAAGAAGGCGACGGCCATGATTTCTATGAAGCCCAGCATGAGGCCGCCGATGACGGCGCCCTGAATGGAGCCGATGCCGCCGAAAACGGCGGCGATGAAGGCCTTGAAGCCGGGGAACACGCCCATGTAGGGGTTGATCTGCGGGTAGCGCAGGGCCCACATGATGCCCGAAGCCGCGGCGAGGGCGGAGCCGATGGCGAAGGTGAGGGCTATGATTTTATCCACGGACACGCCGAGCATACGCGTGGTTTCGATGTCTTTGGAAATGGCCTGCATGGCGAGGCCCGGCTTGGTATGATAGACCACATAGAGGAGCGCGGCCACGAGAATGGCCGTTACGCCGGGCACGAGCAGGGTGAGGGGCATGAGGCGCGCGCCGCCGATGGTGATGATGCTGACGAGCCATTCGGGCTGATGCACGGGGCGGGGCAGGCCGGTGAAGACCACCACGGCCAGACTTTCCAGGAAGAAGGAAACGGCAATGGCGCTGATGAGGGCGGAAATGCGCGGGGCGTCGCGCAGGGGGCGGTAGGCGATCTTGTCCATGAGCACGCCGAGCC contains these protein-coding regions:
- a CDS encoding ABC transporter ATP-binding protein, with the protein product MNGKNIIEVRNVTMRFGGVTAVSGLDMNIPEGGIVGLIGPNGAGKTTVFNVITGFYRPTEGDVVFAGRRITGMAPHAICSLGMARTFQNIRLFYNETALENVMIGRHVRRKSRWWGSVLGLPGTMREERDIREKSRQLLERIGLSAYAGEVASGLPYGAQRRLEIARALATEPKFLLLDEPAAGMNPQESLELMNFIRQIRDEFHLTILLIEHDMKVVMGVCEHIWVLEYGKLIAEGDAEAIRSNPRVIEAYLGEDVNHAAD
- a CDS encoding branched-chain amino acid ABC transporter permease, translated to MSLELFLQHFFNALTLGSLYGLIAIGYTMVYGILRLINFAHGDILMLGAYFVFYGTTLFCLPWPVAVVVAILGSAGLGVLMDKIAYRPLRDAPRISALISAIAVSFFLESLAVVVFTGLPRPVHQPEWLVSIITIGGARLMPLTLLVPGVTAILVAALLYVVYHTKPGLAMQAISKDIETTRMLGVSVDKIIALTFAIGSALAAASGIMWALRYPQINPYMGVFPGFKAFIAAVFGGIGSIQGAVIGGLMLGFIEIMAVAFFPELSGYRDAFAFILLVVVLLVKPTGLFGEKQKEKI
- a CDS encoding branched-chain amino acid ABC transporter permease → MMTAQRVPFSLARNRTFNAAAVALLFLFLWWADGSMALDLGLSFLPEPLNGYEVQILNLVAVYGILAISLNIIYGFTGMFSLGHAGFMAIGAYVSALCVLTPDQKEMMWIIDEILPSLASLHTPFWFSVILGGLVATLFALVIGIPVLRLGGDYLGIATLGFSEIIRVLIVNATPITNGSLGIKGIPCHTDLFTSYIWLLLVVFCTVRLLSSNFGNVLKAVRDDEIAAQVMGINVFHAKLFSFCLGAFLAGVGGALLGNLLTTIDPKMFTFLLTYNILMIVVAGGLGSITGSIIGSVIITVLLEWLRVVEEPMNLGFVEIPGIPGMRMVVFSVCLLLIILYRREGIMGMREITWDGIAAFLSRRFGGKKEKKA
- a CDS encoding ABC transporter ATP-binding protein, which translates into the protein MLQIKDLHVHYGGIHAVKGVSLSIPRGSVVTLIGANGAGKSSIIRSIAGLVKGAKGEILLTRNEGDKPLNLLGLPAENMVRNGIALSPEGRRILPHLTVAENLTLGAWCRKDEDGIARDRELVYDMFPRLRERSWQKGGTLSGGEQQMLAVGRALMSRPDLVMLDEPSLGLAPLLVREIFDIIRRINENGKTVLLVEQNAYAALSIADYAYILETGSVVLEGPGRDMLKNPKVREAYLGG